From one Gossypium hirsutum isolate 1008001.06 chromosome D08, Gossypium_hirsutum_v2.1, whole genome shotgun sequence genomic stretch:
- the LOC121219973 gene encoding peroxidase 57, whose product MKIIFVLYFTILLPLALAQLKVGFYKTSCPRAESIVKAAVQKRFNTDKSITAALLRMHFHDCYVRGCDASILIDSTNQSRSEKESGPNLTVRGYELIDEAKKALEKVCPSKVSCADIITLATRDSVVLAGGPSYDVPTGRRDGRVSNINEVNLPGPSLSVSQAFQSFKDKGLTMDDMVTLLGGHTVGVAHCFFFSGRLTNFQGTGKPDPSMDAGLVTTLKGICGNGSNPTAFLDQGTSFSFDNEFYRQIRGKKGVMKIDQELADDRLSSGIVSRFASNANLFRTRFAQAMVKMGNIQVIVGNAGEIRKNCRVIN is encoded by the exons atgaAGATTATATTTGTGCTTTATTTCACGATTCTTCTTCCTTTAGCTTTAGCACAACTAAAAGTAGGGTTTTACAAGACAAGTTGTCCTCGAGCTGAATCCATTGTTAAAGCCGCTGTTCAAAAACGTTTCAACACTGATAAATCCATCACTGCCGCCTTGCTTCGCATGCATTTTCATGATTGTTACGTTAGA GGATGTGATGCATCGATTCTGATAGATTCGACTAATCAAAGCCGATCAGAGAAAGAATCCGGTCCCAACTTGACAGTACGCGGATACGAGCTCATCGATGAAGCAAAGAAAGCCTTAGAAAAGGTTTGCCCATCAAAAGTTTCATGTGCTGACATCATAACCCTAGCCACCCGAGACTCCGTTGTTCTTGCCGGTGGACCGTCTTACGACGTTCCGACGGGAAGACGAGACGGTCGGGTCTCGAATATCAACGAAGTTAACTTACCGGGACCGTCGTTATCGGTTTCACAAGCTTTCCAATCTTTTAAGGATAAAGGCCTGACAATGGACGATATGGTTACACTTTTAGGTGGCCATACAGTTGGTGTGGCACATTGCTTTTTCTTCTCGGGTCGGCTTACGAATTTCCAAGGGACAGGGAAACCCGACCCGAGTATGGATGCGGGTTTGGTGACTACGCTGAAAGGGATTTGTGGTAATGGATCGAACCCTACGGCGTTTCTGGACCAGGGCACGTCTTTTAGTTTTGATAATGAGTTTTATAGGCAGATTCGGGGGAAGAAAGGGGTGATGAAGATAGACCAAGAGTTGGCTGATGATAGATTATCGAGTGGAATCGTATCGAGATTTGCTTCAAATGCGAATTTGTTTAGAACAAGGTTCGCTCAAGCTATGGTGAAGATGGGGAATATTCAAGTTATTGTTGGAAATGCTGGAGAAATTAGGAAAAATTGTAGAGTTATTAACTAA
- the LOC107936306 gene encoding zinc finger protein VAR3, chloroplastic, whose translation MGSSSRFLTILSPSSPLLLHHCHTTSSLLRLTRHRIQLSFLRQHHFPPPRPSLPTTKTKKHSSLFIPRPSPRNFHTQPASSNFASSSVLAPPNHPWPEFSALVNNISAAGYFDAPHTSSELAVDASLFSDEFLVVLNACLAFARDKTDLLRLLSRKEIEALVQNGKPFLFKDGEESARRLILFLNSSESNVADVDKANMVDLMSFLLSYASNVTISSERSSLYNSELVESSVRHLLGELAKLSDSSRVSNYFEHEQTQLPERNGQMSRSFGPNIEMKRGDWTCPRCNFMNFARNAKCLECEEARPKRQLTGGEWECPQCDFFNYGRNTVCLRCDCKRPGHISLGNTHSKPGLAYNTGASSNKADLDRRLAANEEKAQRWFSKVSQLDSTADVSSAIADEDFPEIMPLRRGVNRFVVSTRKSPLERRLANAQYRRNMDNDGIPERDDFQTGEVNKTLDTKVSRSLDEVLGRSSTPSGSNDGSVNSRAENGHPRGTKSNYVPFVPLPADMFAKKPENSEIQEKNLNVMSNDHDSVVSNVVGQMDDVSGSEELQKSLQSRQHSETLMNEKESIDKEVEQAEKSDRWFKKVTELHNVTDLANAIPDEDFPEAMPMRKGENKFVVSRKKDRSLTSPTYKRRAATEQAGNTNYVPFVPFPSDYFAKKDKQQGNGTDSSAKAARETPTSATLEKPSEKLSEVSVADTQPAQNWNPKPSGENSSEPRRDAAYPAQTSGYSNPNSINPQTSNNDSRKQVTDLTGSPSQQSEYQNVRSTWSGKSLEGSAVKEPDPLDMSEEAKAERWFRRVAQIKDISELSQIPDEDFPSIMPMRKGVNRFVVSKRKTPLERRLTSQQYRKNLPVANSDPGKNGTDSS comes from the exons ATGGGTAGCAGCAGTAGGTTCCTAACGATCCTTTCCCCTTCTTCCCCTCTCCTTCTACACCACTGTCATACCACTTCCTCCCTTCTCCGCCTCACCCGCCACCGCATCCAGCTATCCTTCCTACGCCAACACCACTTCCCGCCACCTCGCCCTTCGCTACCCACCACTAAAACCAAAAAACATTCGTCCCTTTTTATTCCCAGACCTTCCCCACGCAATTTCCACACCCAACCCGCCTCCTCAAATTTCGCTAGTTCCTCCGTATTGGCCCCACCCAATCATCCATGGCCCGAATTCTCCGCTCTTGTTAACAACATCTCAGCCGCCGGCTACTTCGATGCCCCCCATACTTCAAGTGAGCTTGCGGTGGATGCTTCCCTGTTCTCGGATGAGTTTCTAGTTGTGCTCAATGCCTGCTTGGCTTTTGCGCGTGATAAAACTGATCTTCTAAG ATTGCTCTCAAGGAAGGAGATTGAGGCGTTGGTGCAAAATGGGAAGCCTTTTTTGTTCAAGGATGGCGAGGAGTCTGCACGGAGgttgattttgtttctaaataGCAGTGAAAGCAAT GTTGCGGATGTTGATAAAGCGAACATGGTTGATTTAATGAGTTTTTTATTGAGTTATGCAAGCAATGTTACCATTTCCTCAGAGAGAAGCAGTCTTTACAACTCAGAGCTTGTTGAATCATCAGTCCGGCATTTGCTGGGTGAGTTGGCAAAACTGAGTGACAGCTCCCGTGTTTCAAACTATTTCGAACATGAGCAAACACAACTCCCAGAGAGAAATGGGCAAATGTCAAGGTCTTTTGGGCCGAACATTGAAATGAAAAGAGGCGATTGGACTTGCCCAAG GTGTAATTTTATGAACTTTGCAAGAAATGCGAAATGCCTTGAGTGTGAGGAAGCACGGCCCAAGAGGCAATTGACTGGTGGAGAGTGGGAGTGTCCCCA ATGTGATTTCTTTAATTATGGAAGGAATACGGTATGCTTGAGGTGTGATTGCAAGCGACCTGGACATATCTCACTTGGTAATACCCACTCAAAGCCAGGTTTAGCATACAATACTGGGGCTTCTTCAAATAAGGCTGATCTCGATAGGCGGTTAGCTGCCAATGAAGAGAAGGCACAACGATGGTTTAGTAAGGTTTCTCAGCTTGACAGTACTGCTGATGTGAGCAGTGCCATAGCAGATGAAGATTTTCCTGAAATCATGCCTTTGAGGAGAGGCGTGAATAGATTTGTTGTGAGTACAAGGAAATCACCTCTGGAGAGGAGGTTGGCCAATGCTCAGTACCGTAGAAACATGGATAATGATGGCATTCCTGAACGTGACGATTTCCAGACTGGGGAAGTCAATAAGACCCTGGACACGAAAGTTAGCCGGAGTTTAGATGAGGTTCTTGGTCGTTCATCTACCCCTTCTGGATCTAACGATGGTAGCGTCAATAGCAGAGCGGAGAATGGTCATCCTAGGGGAACTAAGTCCAATTATGTTCCATTTGTGCCATTACCTGCAGATATGTTTGCGAAGAAACCTGAAAATTCAGAAATACAGGAGAAGAATCTGAACGTTATGTCAAATGACCATGACTCTGTTGTGTCGAATGTAGTTGGACAAATGGATGATGTTTCTGGGAGTGAAGAGTTGCAAAAGTCTCTACAAAGTCGGCAACATTCTGAGACATTAATGAATGAGAAAGAAAGCATTGATAAAGAGGTAGAACAAGCTGAAAAATCTGACAGATGGTTTAAGAAAGTTACAGAGCTTCATAATGTTACAGATCTTGCCAATGCAATTCCAGATGAGGATTTTCCTGAAGCAATGCCTATGCGCAAAGGAGAGAATAAATTTGTAGTGAGCAGAAAGAAAGACCGTTCTTTGACTTCTCCGACTTACAAGAGGCGTGCAGCAACGGAGCAAGCAGGCAATACCAATTATGTTCCTTTTGTCCCGTTCCCATCGGATTACTTTGCTAAAAAGGATAAACAGCAAGGTAATGGAACAGATTCTAGTGCAAAAGCAGCTCGTGAAACTCCAACCTCTGCAACACTAGAGAAGCCTTCAGAGAAGTTATCCGAGGTGTCTGTTGCAGATACGCAGCCGGCGCAAAACTGGAACCCTAAACCTTCTGGAGAGAACTCAAGTGAGCCAAGGAGAGATGCAGCTTATCCGGCACAGACTAGTGGATATTCAAACCCGAATTCTATCAATCCCCAAACGAGTAATAATGACAGTAGGAAACAGGTGACGGATTTGACGGGAAGTCCATCTCAACAATCTGAGTATCAGAATGTTAGGAGTACTTGGAGTGGAAAGAGTTTGGAAGGTTCAGCAGTGAAAGAACCAGATCCATTGGACATGTCGGAGGAGGCCAAAGCAGAGAGGTGGTTTCGCCGTGTTGCTCAGATAAAGGACATTTCAGAGCTCAGCCAGATCCCTGACGAAGATTTCCCATCGATAATGCCGATGAGGAAAGGGGTGAATAGGTTTGTTGTGAGCAAACGGAAAACACCTCTGGAGAGGAGGTTGACATCCCAACAGTATCGTAAAAATCTTCCGGTTGCGAACTCGGATCCTGGCAAAAATGGAACTGATAGTAGCTAA